The following nucleotide sequence is from Solea senegalensis isolate Sse05_10M linkage group LG19, IFAPA_SoseM_1, whole genome shotgun sequence.
CGACAGAAGGGAACTCAGTACCGTCTGTCAGTGAGGGCCTCGCCTTACGCAGGCCCCCATCTTGTGTTTCCACGGTAACCTGAGCGTCGGAGTGAACAgcaacacactggacctttaaatcaaaCGTGGAGAAGAAACACTTTtgtttaaatctgttttcaccTTTCCATCAACTTTAGTCGactgatttattgattattgatcagaaCGACAGGAAACACTTACCTCAGCCTCGCTCGCTGTCTGCTTTTCCATAACGCACTTCTCGCTCTGCTCCACCctacgtgttttttttctggttttccATTGCTTCTTAGCTCCTCcccaaagtgggcggagtcagtgAGACTCATTTGCTTCgctaaatgtctttttaactttgatctacagttggacattgttgcttTGACGTCATGCCGTGAcgactctgaccaatcacaggccGGCactctgatgatgtcacatgtttGTATCAGCTGATTACTCgtcaggaggagaagaaacatGAGTTAGAAAtgtgtgatggaaaagcaacctgtgtgtgtgtgtgtgtgtgtgtgtgtctctgtctgtgtctctccctctcacacacacactaactaaATGAAAGGCTGGACAGATGTGAAACTtttgataaaacaaacaacaacaataataacaatgacagtGAGAATGAAAgtattaattttgttttgttttttaaaatcatctcGTCGTTCAGCTCAAATttattttgtgccttttttaaaaaaaagtaattttaaggatttaaaaaaggagaaaaatattaaatatatatatataagattaGCTCTTATGCCTCGTTGCTAAGGCAACGGCATCCTTCACTCTCCTCCTGATCGTCCCTCCATcaacagttaaaaagacttttctgtgccttttctctgtgtttcgCCAAAGTTTTTTCGGCCCCGCCCCCCTGGTCCTTTCTGTCGCGACTTTTCTTTGCCTTTCACGCATTTGTCCATAAGTCCCGCCCTCCGTCGCCATGTCAGAAACTCTTTGTgccttcttctctctgtctcttttcacTCTTTGATGGGACCGTGTGTCGATTGGGGAGGGGCGCAGTTCGTGCGTCCGCCCCCTTGTGGTTAGTTTCAGGTACTACATTGAATTAaatgataatgatataatataaatatagtgaaacataacagtgtgtgtttgtggttttcgCACCCCCAAccactggtcactttattaggtacatgcTACACCACTTTTTTCTATCTCTGATGAAACAACCCATTTAATGCTAATGTTCTGTACATTTTATGCAACATTTATCACGTTTCTGGAAACagaaatttgtcattttttataatTAGTAGATTCATAAATAATGACCAAAGCCAATTATTGaaataatatcaaatatcaaCGCAACTGATACATTTGTCGACCTGtcttaggtgtgtgtgtatgtatatatatatctatatatacacataaatatatatatatacacacatatatgtatatacatatatgtgtacgtATTAGAGCTGAACCAATTgcttaatcgattactaaattaatcgacaactattttgataatctaatCGGTTCTAagctttttccatgattaaaacaagatttacgattgtttaagcttcttaaatgtgagtattttcttaatgtctttgctccatacaacaaaaaaattattaaaagtgaatcattttggtttctggacaaaacaagacatttgagaacatcatcatttccaggtttgacgaacactgatccacatttttttaaggttttcttatattttatggaccaaatgattaatcgagaaaataatcgacagattaatcgattatgaaaataatcgttagttgcagctcatATAgtccatatatatgtatatatatatgtatacacatatgtatgcatgtatatatatttaaaataatgtgtaaaacgtgtaaaaacaacatattaagagttaaatatgttgttttaaactATAGACTATTTAATAGTCAAAGCgttatggcaaaaaaaaattacatagGAAGTAGTAAAAAGGCGaaggctcttattttgaaagccaggttgaaaggaagtggtgctaaAATCTGCTTGAGCTGCTTGATCGTTTACTAAGATGAAGGACTAAAACAAAAGCGGAAATCAAAACGTAAAACAATGTAGACAAAACCTCATAGAacgtttttatttcaaatcgCTGAACCTTCTGTAAACAGTATGAACAGGAAGTCGTCTAGCTTGCACATGCGCAGAAGAAACCGGGTTTTCCGGTATAACTCGGGTGTCTGGCCGACAGTAAATAAACGCACGGTAAGAGGAACAATCACGAATAAACGGACGAAAACGCGTTGTTGTGCGTTTctctgtgctttaaaaaaagaaaaaaagaatcggAATTGcgaaatgttgatgtttttccgTTGCACGCACTGGAATCTCACAAGCTAGCTAACACAACATTAGCCAGAGAGTTGTGACGCAATCAAAGCGCGTTTCTTTGCACATTCTGGTTCTCGCTCAACTGGGCGCGATTTAAACCAACGGTATTAAGACAATGTacgattttattttaaaagccgctgcttttttaaaaaacaaaaacaaatagaactCCATTAATAAAACTACAATTTAGATTAAACGTATCAATCGGAAAGAGGTTCATTCTTAGCAAAGTAAAATCTAATGTTTACTTTGGCGCACAATGTCAACTGTTTCGAGTTACCATGACAACGGTGCAAAGTCGGAGGAAATACTCATCAAATATTGATGTGGGTCCCAGATTTTGTGCACGTCAAGGTGGTTCCACGGCGCAGACGTTAAGAACTCGACTGAAGcctatttttttacagttatcTCAACTACATTTTGGTCTTTACTACAATTGCAGTCGTTTTGGTTTGGGAGAATCGTGACACGTCGTTCTTGTTTGGTCTGAATGTTCTCAGTCTTCAAGGCAGCGACATGTCGGCCGACACCAAGATCGCAGAGCTGCTCACGGAACTTCATCAGCTCATCAAACAGACCCAGGTGAGATGTTGTCAGAGAGCTTCACATCAGAAGAGCTTCTTTATTTCACACGTGTTAATGATCGCCGCTGTTTGCAGGAGGAGAGATCTCGCAGTGAACACAACCTCCTCAACATTCAGAAGACACACGAGAGGATGCAGACGGAGAACAAAAGTCAGTACATGCACCACAGCAAAGTTCACTGCAGGTCACATGACAATGTTTACATGTGAGGATAAAAtcatctgactccgcctctgcaggtggcgctgtattgGAGTTAGTGTGTGGTGAGTGAGACAGTGAGGTGGAGGGTGAGACAGATGGACACGTCTGCGGTGGTCGTGCAGTTTAAACGTCATGTCCTTCTTAAATGTcctcagactatgaatcacatgactctggtatgttagtccaactaagacgagttccattttagtcggactaatgtaaACACATGACATTAGATATCGTAGAACTTGGAATTGGGAGAACCTGGATTTGGGAACTTGCAGCAGCCTCGCCAAGCCAAGATGGCTGCTGTTCGTCCAGATACTTTTACTGTTTACGTTTGTTTTTAACTCTGATGCCCTAACCCTTGACCTCACATGACCTCACTCTCCTGTCACTGTGTCATCAGCTTCTCCGTACTACCGCACCAAGCTGAGAGGACTGTACACCACTGCCAAAGCAGACGCCGAGGCCGAGTGCAGGTGAGTCAGCGCGTCTTTACACACTTTACATTTCAGtcacttacaaaagaggaataaaccGCAGAGAAGAAGTCTCGGACAGACGGTGAGAGTGCAGGGGAGGGGTAACAGCAGACTGTTATCAGGGCGTTAGCGGGCTGTTATTAGACAGTTAGCGGACTGTTATTAGGCCGTTAGCGGACTGTTATCAGGCGCATCAGGCGTTAACAGAATGTTATCAGGATCAGCGTTAGCGGACTGTTATCAGGGCATTAGCGGGCTGTTATCAGGGCGTTAGTGGATCAGGCGTTAACGGACTGTTATCATGCGTCAGCTGTTATCAGGGGCGTTAGCGGACTGTTATCAGGGCGTTAGCGGACTGTTATTAGATAGTTAGCGGACTGTTATTAGCGACCGCGTTAGCTGTTATCAGGCGTTAGTGGGCTGTTATTAGACAGTTAGCGGACTGTTATTAGACCGTTAGCGGACTGTTATTAGGACGTTATGTTATCAGGGCGTTAACTGTTATTAGCGAGTTAGCGGACTGTTATTTAGGCTGTTATCACTGTTATCAGCGGGCTGTTATTAGACAGTTAGCGGACTGTTATCTGTTATTAGGCCGTAGTTAGCGGGCTGTTATCAGGCGTTAGTGGACTGTTATCCAGTTTATCAGGGCGTTAACGGACTGTTATCGCAGCGGACTGTTATCAGGGCGTTAGCGGACTGTTATCGGCGTTAGCCTGCAGTTAGCGGACTGTTATTAGCCTGTTATTAGGCGTTAGCGGACTGTTATCATCTGTTATCAGCGTTAGTGGGCTGTTATCAGTTAGCGGACTGTTATTAGCCGTTAGCCCCGTTATGTTATCAGGGCGTTAGTGGACTGTTATCAGGGCGTTAACAGAATGTTATCAGGGCATTAACGGACTGTTATCAGCGTTAGCGGACTGTTATTAGATAGTTAGCGGACTGGGCGTTGTTATCAGGGCAGGCTCAGCGGACTGTTATCAGGGCGTTAACAGGCTGTTATCAGGGCGTCAGCGGACTGTTATCAGGGCGTTAACAGGCTGTTATCAGGGCGTCAGCGGACTGTTATCAGGGCGTCAGCGGACTGTTATCAGGACGTTAACAGACTGTTATCAGGGCGTTAGCGGAAAAGCCTGATTATCATAGTAACGATAGGGTTAACATCAACATCCCTCTCGTCCTGCAGCATTCTACGTCATGCCCTGGATAAAATCGCAGAAATCAAGTCGTtgttggaggagaggaggatcgGTATGAAGAGCAACAGTCAATGTCCACcgtgctgtaaaaatgtcaattcTCTAACGATGAGCTTTGATTCTGCAGCTGCTAAGATGGCAGGAGTTTACAGCGACACTGATCCGCCCAGGAAGACAATGAGGCGCGGCGTCCTCATGACCCTCCTCCAGCAGTCGGCCATGACGCTGCCGCTGTGGATCGGAAAACCCGGGGAAAGGTAAGGACTACGTACGACTGTtttctgagtgagtgagtgagtgagtgtgtgagcgtcTGGGTGAgagtccacaaactaaaatgattcagtttgaatgatcgtttgtttttatgtagcaaagaaaccaaaaaatattcacatttaagaagctgaaaaatgacaggaactggttttaaatattaaatataaaatcaaaatagttgatgattcatttggTATTTGATAAATAATCAGTGAGTAAACGTTCTAATAATGTTGATCTTTGGTCAGTCCGCCTCCACTGTGTGGAGCCACTCCTGCCAACAGCGACTACGTGGCCAAGCAGGGCGACAAAGTGGCAGCAAGGGTGAAAGCCGTGGACGGAGACGAGCAGTGGATCCTGGCTGAGGTCGTCAGCTACAACCACTCCACCAACAAGTgagagcgccacctgctgcacacacacaatcaaagcTTTACCTGAgaagttaaaggggacatattatacaatatttccccattaaaatagttccctggtgtcctaatgaatgtgtcagtgacatgctttggtcaaaataccaaggatgaagcatcatagtagttcaataaccctgctaaacccgcccctttcagaacactcggtttttgtgcatggtcccttttatatgcaaatgagacacaggcaaacacacacccacttcttccagggggtttctgatttgtcctctttacagcgctcactcgctcagctccattcctctccccctccctccactagttctctgacaatatcaacatggcagcgtgagcagaaaacagcgagagtggcgtcacaggaagagacgtcctacataaggattgagccgaacactgtccaactgtaaatcagttaaaaacacttagggacagcaccactgatccaccgctgatcgctgcataaacagctgctgtatgtgactgtatcagactgagtctgtgctccagtcatggaggacgtactgaacaaatatgtttaattaggacgtgtcagaatggtcagttatgacctctatgtgaccttttcttaacaatgtgtgtgtttgtacgttgctgactaaatactgatgtgaagtggtgcgaacacacaaacacacgtttgctgactttatctggcacattagcttcatatataaaatcctctgtaaaacactgtgctccactgtgcagccaccaacagcacacttgtcctccgcgttgacataataccgctcttcctccctcttgcATAATGTGTCCCCTTTAACActtcactttctcctccagGTACGAAGTGGACGACATCGATGAAGAAGGCAAAGAGTGAGTCCACGTTTCCTCTTAGTTCTCTTAGTCATCAGGTCTGAGTCAGAACTCAGAACTCAGAcctgatgactgtgtgtgtgtgtgtgtgtgtgtgtgtgtgtgatcaggaGACACACTCTGAGCCGGCGGCGGATCATCCCTCTGCCACAGTGGAAGGCAAACCCAGAGACGGACCCTGAAGCTCTGTTCAGCAAAGACCAGCTGGTTCTGGCTCTGTACCCCCAGACCACCTGCTTCTACAGAGCCCTCATCCACACCCCACCACACAGGGTGAGACCCTGACCTGGTACCATGTCCTCATCAGAACCACAGCAATTCATGATATgtatgacatatatatatatgtatgttcaTTCATTATGATACTActacattactgtgtgtgtgtgtgtgtgtgtgtccagcctCAGGACGATTACTCGGTGTTGTTCGAGGACACGTCGTACGCTGACGGTTACTCTCCTCCTCTAAACGTGGCGCAGAGATACGTGGTCGCCTGCAAAGAGAACAAGAAGAAGTGATCAAGGCCTGGATACGAAAACCACACCAGACCAGAATGACTCTAATGGAGCCGGAGccatcttttttcttctttttttttttatgctggaTTATCTGTGACgagcaacacaaacacctgagaacacactttaaataaaaacttcaaaggataagttttgttttgttttgtttggaatCTTGgcgactgtgctgtgagcgccctctgctgctgagaaccacaAACTCTCAGTGACAACAAAATGACTTTAGCCACTTTTAAGATCATATAAAAGATGagcacaacaataacaaccagAAAGGCTGAGTCAGCATTCCCAACAAACTTGTGCAGTACCTGCATCTAACACCAGtcaacaaacattttttcaaaatgaatcttaAAACTGTCTATACACTTATATACGTttacgtgtgtatatatatatatatatatatgtacattatacACGATTAACCACGCCCCCTCATTTGCATACAGGATCGAATATGAAAAAGAACCTGGAAATAAATGTGgcgcttcaaaataaaagtctccgGAAATAAGTGTCATTAGgaaataaaagggaaataagTGTCATTACgaaataaaagtataattatatatatattatatttttatttcatagcCATATTAACTTATTTCAGgggtatgtttatatatgtttttatttctttcattttgactGAGATGGCTCTCCATGGCAGAGGGGGCGCTCctgttcttataatacatccgtGGGTGAACCAGGCTACGGAGTCCTGATCTCCCACAGTCCGTGAAGGCAGCAGCAAAAAGACTCCAAACAAAAAGAAGCGGTAAAATGGCGGAACTGGTGAGTGTCACTTTTCTGTGGCTCGTTTTCCCCCGTTAAAACGGCTGTTTACGTGTCCGTGACGTCATCGGCGAGCAGCGCGACGGTGTCGGCGGCggaaagtgaagaaaaagcCACGAACTGTGCGTTAGCGCGAGCGACATTAACCGCGTTTATGCTAGCGAGTCCACGCAAAATAAACGGCCGTTAGTTTGACTCTTAATCTGCAGCAGCGGCGCGAGGGAATCAATGTTCTCCACAAACTCTGGGCTGTTTGTTTAACATGTGGCTGGAACATTAGCAGCACACTCTGTGccgtgagcgccccctgtcGACCCGCCTGCGCCCGGAACTAGCCAGGCTGGTGTTTCGATACCaccttttttgtgtccgataccgatatcacaaactcaagtatctacagATACGATATCATTCCGATCCAGTCGTTTCAGAGCACTTGTGAAGCagataatgacacatttatgctGAGTCACAAACATTGTTCTCccacaaaagaagaaataaacggTCCAAACGGGATttggctaaaatgcttttgctgatttgtattttcattttcacacccTGAGCATTAAAGCATGTGACATATAGAATTTTTGGATTCTCTGTCCGATGGTGAGTTGGACCATTACCGTCCCTGTTTCTCACACTCTGTCGCTGTGTTTCcagtggaacggttcagtttgaTACGgcacgtttttgtttttgcatttccatgagGAATTTCAGTTTCAATTTCAAAACGACTAAAATAACTGTGGATGGGATCGACACGGTTTCTTTCTCATCacgatagaacctggtacctgctgtttttattagttcctgctctgacgaggttcagctgagccaATGCTGTcatgatgtcaacagactgacGGTCTCTGATTGGTCCACTGACAAGaaccctcactcactcactcactcatgtgaAGGCAGCATggacaattcaattcaattcattcattcgttcatttaAAAGAGCCGTTCAAAAGACTCGACTCGTTGGTGAATGTCacagctgttgttgctgctattgttgttgttgttgttgttagtgtttGCGTTAGCGTTAGCCTGCAGCTCAGTAAAGCTCCTCTCTGTGATTTGAAGGTCCCTGACAGCGACGCTCGGGCGATGAAGCCGCCGCCCAAACGCCGGCGTATCCTCGACGCTTCGGCGATCGTCCCTGTGCCAGTTTACTCCAGCAAGGTAAAGAAGCGCCGGTCGCAGCAGGAGCTGCACTCACGCCCTCTTTACTCCGTcacctgagtgtgtttgttttcaggtgaaCAGTCTGCAGCTGACGTCAGCCACGCCCACTTTCTCAGAAAAGGAACACGCAGGTAaaaatacgtgtgtgtgtgtgtgtgtgtgtgtgtgtgtgtgtgtgtgtgtgtgagaaagctGACAGAATCACCTGATCGTTTGTGAGCAGGTGACGGTCTGTGGTCGGAGTTCTCGTGTGACCGCAGGTCAGCGAGTGACTTCACCAATAGTGactctgaggaagaggaggaagaacacGGTGACAACAAAGCGTTCAAAACCCAAACGTAAGTGAGGAAGCTCAGGTGACGCCGCACTCGCGCCGCGACACGTTtaca
It contains:
- the sgf29 gene encoding SAGA-associated factor 29 isoform X2 codes for the protein MSADTKIAELLTELHQLIKQTQEERSRSEHNLLNIQKTHERMQTENKTSPYYRTKLRGLYTTAKADAEAECSILRHALDKIAEIKSLLEERRIAAKMAGVYSDTDPPRKTMRRGVLMTLLQQSAMTLPLWIGKPGESPPPLCGATPANSDYVAKQGDKVAARVKAVDGDEQWILAEVVSYNHSTNKYEVDDIDEEGKERHTLSRRRIIPLPQWKANPETDPEALFSKDQLVLALYPQTTCFYRALIHTPPHRVRP
- the sgf29 gene encoding SAGA-associated factor 29 isoform X1, whose product is MSADTKIAELLTELHQLIKQTQEERSRSEHNLLNIQKTHERMQTENKTSPYYRTKLRGLYTTAKADAEAECSILRHALDKIAEIKSLLEERRIAAKMAGVYSDTDPPRKTMRRGVLMTLLQQSAMTLPLWIGKPGESPPPLCGATPANSDYVAKQGDKVAARVKAVDGDEQWILAEVVSYNHSTNKYEVDDIDEEGKERHTLSRRRIIPLPQWKANPETDPEALFSKDQLVLALYPQTTCFYRALIHTPPHRPQDDYSVLFEDTSYADGYSPPLNVAQRYVVACKENKKK